Proteins from a single region of Runella sp. SP2:
- the truB gene encoding tRNA pseudouridine(55) synthase TruB — MTDITPTSPEEGEVILLNKPLTWTSFDAVNKIKKSCQVKKIGHAGTLDPLATGLLILCTGKKTKEIDSYQGAEKEYTGKMVLGKTTPSIDLETAFDAEYPTEHITHEALMKAVQQLTGTIEQFPPIYSAVKIGGERLYKKARRGEAVEIKPRTVTVSLFEIDDSHFPEIYFRIVCSKGTYIRSLVRDVGILVESGAYMSELCRTRIGKFWLKDAEEIEGYVARKRAELGLSS, encoded by the coding sequence ATGACAGACATTACGCCCACCTCTCCCGAAGAAGGAGAGGTAATCTTATTAAATAAGCCCCTGACGTGGACATCATTCGATGCCGTCAACAAAATCAAAAAATCGTGTCAGGTCAAAAAAATTGGCCATGCAGGTACCCTCGACCCGCTCGCCACAGGTTTGTTGATTCTTTGCACGGGCAAAAAAACCAAGGAAATCGACTCGTACCAAGGCGCGGAAAAAGAGTACACGGGAAAAATGGTGCTTGGAAAAACCACCCCTTCGATTGATCTTGAAACGGCCTTTGATGCTGAATACCCCACTGAACATATTACGCACGAAGCCTTAATGAAAGCGGTTCAGCAACTTACGGGCACCATTGAGCAGTTTCCCCCCATTTATTCGGCCGTAAAAATAGGGGGCGAACGCCTCTACAAAAAAGCACGCCGAGGCGAAGCCGTGGAAATAAAACCCCGTACGGTTACAGTGTCTCTTTTTGAAATAGATGACTCTCATTTTCCTGAGATATACTTCCGAATTGTCTGCTCTAAAGGCACTTACATACGAAGTTTGGTGCGGGATGTGGGGATATTGGTCGAATCGGGAGCCTACATGAGCGAATTATGCCGAACCCGAATCGGCAAATTTTGGTTAAAAGATGCAGAAGAGATTGAAGGATACGTTGCTCGAAAAAGAGCCGAATTAGGTCTTTCATCATAA
- a CDS encoding undecaprenyl-diphosphate phosphatase, translated as MNLLHALILAIIEGITEYLPISSTGHMILGSSFMGIASDPFVKFFTVAIQLGAILSVVVLYFKRFFKSIDFYIKLFIAFIPSAIFGVLFSDTIDALLESPLGVAISLLVGGIILLFVDKWFTKAYIVDTDEVDYLTALKIGFFQCIAMVPGVSRSGATIVGGMSQRLSRKAAAEFSFFLAVPTMFAATAKKAYDYYKLGFVLNEEQIKLLAIGNVVAFIVAMLAIKFFIDFLTKYGFRLFGWYRIIVGGIILALLLAGYNLQIV; from the coding sequence ATGAACCTTCTTCACGCACTTATTTTAGCCATCATCGAGGGCATCACCGAATATTTACCTATTTCATCCACTGGCCACATGATTTTAGGCTCCTCTTTTATGGGGATTGCTTCGGATCCTTTCGTAAAGTTTTTCACAGTGGCTATTCAGTTAGGTGCTATTTTGTCGGTTGTAGTTTTGTATTTCAAACGTTTTTTTAAAAGCATTGACTTCTACATCAAACTATTCATTGCCTTTATTCCAAGCGCCATTTTTGGTGTTTTATTCAGCGATACCATCGACGCCCTGCTCGAAAGCCCGCTTGGGGTAGCCATTTCGTTACTCGTCGGCGGTATCATTCTTTTGTTTGTTGACAAATGGTTTACCAAAGCTTATATTGTTGATACCGACGAAGTTGACTACCTGACCGCATTAAAAATTGGATTTTTCCAATGTATTGCCATGGTTCCTGGCGTATCTCGTTCGGGAGCAACCATTGTAGGTGGGATGTCGCAACGACTCTCTCGCAAAGCCGCCGCTGAGTTTTCGTTTTTCTTGGCAGTTCCAACCATGTTTGCAGCAACCGCCAAAAAGGCGTACGATTATTATAAATTGGGCTTCGTCCTCAATGAAGAACAAATTAAACTTTTGGCCATCGGAAACGTAGTGGCGTTTATTGTTGCTATGTTGGCCATCAAATTCTTTATTGATTTTCTGACCAAATATGGCTTCCGTTTGTTTGGTTGGTACCGCATTATTGTAGGCGGCATTATCCTTGCGTTGCTTTTGGCAGGATATAACTTACAAATAGTTTAA
- a CDS encoding DUF3098 domain-containing protein — MKKNALPFGKNNLTLMIVGIVLVLGGFVLMSMDSAEFGFGTLGLTVGPLVVVSGFIVEFFAILRKP, encoded by the coding sequence ATGAAAAAGAACGCATTACCTTTTGGAAAAAATAACCTCACGCTCATGATTGTGGGCATCGTCCTTGTACTCGGTGGTTTTGTCCTAATGAGTATGGACTCTGCCGAATTCGGTTTTGGAACACTTGGACTTACCGTAGGCCCGCTTGTCGTCGTCTCTGGTTTTATTGTCGAGTTTTTTGCCATTTTACGTAAGCCCTAA
- a CDS encoding ABC transporter permease, with the protein MPLKKKKVGSYPNAMIIASLTAALFLIGFCGLLVMQSKKLISIIKQNIEVRVMLDKDLDSNQVTKVYKSIVARPFVLSIDGKPQVTFFSKDEAAKEFIADTKEDFSTLLGDNPLHDSYRVRLQEDYFEDTKLKQIKAELEKNDGVFEVVYQENLADQINKNLTKIYLILATFAIIMLVIIILLMNNTIRLALYSQRFLIRSMQLVGATNGFIQRPFLKNGAVQGLISGLIAAGLIVALQQLALHQIEGLHLLQEYDKLSFLLAGVIILGALIGTASTFQALARYLRMALDDLY; encoded by the coding sequence ATGCCTTTAAAAAAGAAAAAAGTCGGTAGCTATCCAAACGCAATGATCATCGCCAGTTTGACGGCGGCGTTGTTTTTGATTGGTTTTTGCGGGTTATTGGTAATGCAGTCTAAAAAGCTCATTTCCATTATCAAACAAAATATCGAAGTGAGGGTAATGCTCGACAAAGATTTGGATTCAAATCAAGTGACCAAGGTATATAAAAGCATCGTTGCTCGTCCGTTTGTCCTTTCGATAGATGGCAAACCACAAGTTACTTTTTTCTCCAAAGATGAGGCTGCCAAGGAATTTATCGCCGACACCAAAGAAGACTTTTCTACGTTATTAGGCGATAATCCGCTGCACGATAGCTACCGCGTACGTTTGCAAGAAGATTATTTTGAAGATACCAAGCTCAAACAAATCAAGGCCGAACTTGAAAAAAATGATGGCGTTTTTGAGGTCGTTTACCAAGAAAATTTGGCAGATCAAATCAACAAAAACCTCACCAAAATTTATTTAATTCTGGCCACATTTGCCATTATTATGCTCGTTATCATCATCTTGCTGATGAATAATACCATTCGCTTGGCACTCTATTCGCAGCGATTTTTGATACGTAGTATGCAATTGGTAGGTGCCACAAACGGCTTTATTCAGCGTCCGTTTTTGAAAAATGGGGCCGTTCAAGGGCTGATCAGTGGGCTAATTGCCGCAGGTTTAATCGTAGCACTTCAACAACTTGCCCTTCACCAAATCGAAGGACTGCACCTTCTTCAAGAATATGACAAACTTAGCTTTTTGCTCGCTGGGGTTATCATTTTGGGCGCTTTGATTGGCACAGCAAGCACATTTCAAGCATTGGCCCGTTATTTGCGCATGGCTTTGGATGATTTATACTAA
- a CDS encoding aminotransferase class V-fold PLP-dependent enzyme encodes MLPSLQFNLPPDVHFINCATRGPFSKAVEQAGINAISTFTPSIHQIRPDDFFEGVWGVRALFSQLVNAQDRERIAIIPSVSYGMGIVARNLHRKKGLRAGQHILLVGDEFPSDVYPWQRVCEELGLVIKTIPMPDAEKVGQVWNEQILATISEQTALVIVPHVHWQYGIKFDLVSISQKAKSFGALLAIDATQSLGALAFDVQAVKPDALIAVAYKWLMGPYSMGLAYFGEFFDDGVPLEETWMARQQSNLFNQLTDYQDQYRPKAFRYNVGEHSHFIQMPMLEVALREKLEWTTERIQAHCQSLWKGASPALEELGVLFEPEAERAHHLMGLRLPAGIDVMKVQQALAARKVIVAARGQGIRVSPHLYNTEEDMAALVSALRSALR; translated from the coding sequence ATGTTACCTTCACTTCAATTCAACTTACCACCCGACGTTCACTTCATCAACTGCGCCACTCGTGGGCCTTTTTCTAAAGCGGTAGAACAAGCAGGCATCAACGCTATTTCAACTTTTACGCCATCCATCCATCAAATTCGCCCCGATGATTTTTTTGAAGGAGTATGGGGAGTTAGAGCACTTTTTTCTCAATTGGTCAATGCCCAAGACCGCGAACGGATTGCCATCATTCCGTCGGTTTCGTATGGTATGGGAATCGTCGCCAGAAATTTACATCGAAAAAAAGGGCTGCGGGCTGGTCAACACATTTTACTTGTGGGAGACGAATTTCCGAGCGATGTCTATCCTTGGCAACGCGTCTGCGAGGAGTTGGGATTGGTCATCAAAACAATTCCAATGCCCGATGCTGAGAAGGTAGGGCAAGTTTGGAACGAACAAATTTTGGCAACTATTTCTGAACAAACGGCCTTGGTCATTGTACCACACGTGCATTGGCAGTACGGAATAAAGTTTGATTTGGTTTCTATTTCCCAAAAAGCAAAATCGTTTGGGGCACTTTTGGCGATTGATGCCACGCAGTCGTTGGGTGCGTTGGCTTTTGATGTGCAAGCCGTCAAACCAGATGCCCTGATTGCGGTAGCTTACAAGTGGTTGATGGGGCCTTATTCGATGGGATTGGCGTATTTTGGTGAATTTTTTGATGATGGTGTGCCTCTGGAAGAAACGTGGATGGCCCGACAGCAGAGCAATTTATTCAATCAACTGACAGATTACCAAGACCAATATCGTCCCAAGGCGTTTCGGTACAATGTGGGAGAACATTCACACTTCATCCAGATGCCGATGCTAGAAGTGGCCCTTCGAGAAAAATTGGAATGGACAACTGAGCGCATTCAAGCGCATTGCCAATCACTTTGGAAAGGGGCATCGCCTGCGTTGGAGGAATTGGGGGTATTGTTTGAACCCGAAGCCGAGCGAGCGCACCATTTAATGGGACTGCGATTACCTGCGGGAATAGACGTAATGAAAGTGCAACAGGCATTGGCTGCCCGAAAAGTGATTGTTGCTGCCCGTGGACAAGGTATTCGGGTGTCGCCTCATTTGTATAATACGGAGGAGGATATGGCGGCGTTGGTATCGGCGCTTCGCAGTGCTTTGAGATAG
- a CDS encoding YicC/YloC family endoribonuclease: MLKSMTGFGKATIESDTLSVTAEVKSLNSKFLDIFCRIPRNYSEREIEIRNLITQSLERGKVEFTMTVTPIGDNSAGTVVNRALVKAYFKDLHQTAEELGFAPTPTEVLRMALQMPNVYLADAPTEDQQAAESIQIQQAALEALKKCNEFRQQEGRALAKVFRTSIQKIADLLLEVEELDKTRIPSVRERLRKNVRDLIQDEAFDENRFEQELVYFIEKFDISEEKVRLKNHLSYFIETMESRESNGKKLNFIAQEIGREVNTIGSKANDSSIQHVVVQMKDELEKIKEQTANII; encoded by the coding sequence ATGCTCAAATCAATGACGGGCTTTGGGAAAGCCACCATCGAATCTGATACGCTTTCGGTCACTGCCGAAGTCAAATCATTGAACTCTAAGTTTTTGGATATATTTTGTCGCATTCCAAGAAATTATTCGGAGCGTGAAATCGAAATCCGCAACCTCATAACGCAGTCGTTGGAACGCGGTAAAGTGGAGTTTACCATGACAGTTACTCCCATTGGCGACAACAGCGCAGGGACGGTTGTTAACAGAGCATTGGTAAAAGCTTATTTTAAAGATTTGCACCAAACAGCCGAAGAACTTGGCTTTGCCCCCACGCCTACTGAAGTATTGCGGATGGCGCTTCAAATGCCCAATGTCTATTTGGCTGACGCCCCAACCGAAGACCAGCAAGCCGCCGAAAGTATCCAAATTCAACAAGCAGCGCTCGAAGCACTAAAAAAATGTAACGAATTTCGCCAACAAGAAGGGCGTGCCTTGGCAAAAGTGTTTCGTACTTCCATTCAAAAAATCGCTGATTTACTTTTAGAAGTAGAAGAGCTTGATAAAACGCGCATTCCTTCGGTTCGGGAAAGGTTACGTAAAAATGTCCGTGATTTGATTCAAGACGAAGCATTTGACGAAAACCGTTTTGAGCAGGAATTGGTCTATTTTATTGAAAAATTCGACATTTCGGAAGAGAAAGTTCGCCTCAAAAACCACCTTTCCTACTTTATCGAAACCATGGAAAGCCGCGAAAGCAACGGCAAAAAATTAAACTTCATTGCCCAAGAAATTGGTCGTGAAGTCAATACAATTGGTTCCAAAGCCAACGATTCTTCCATTCAGCACGTAGTGGTTCAGATGAAAGATGAATTAGAAAAGATCAAAGAGCAAACGGCAAATATTATCTAG
- the pdxA gene encoding 4-hydroxythreonine-4-phosphate dehydrogenase PdxA: MSELLSDKPVIGITLGDYNGIGPEVILKVLHGNQLNRICTPVVYGSMRILNRYRNQLEMKDWNLFGAQKIDVINPKMTNVITCWQDPQEDIQPGKVTPEAGKGAYESLKRAVEDLKEGHLDAIVTAPINKNNIQNDEFNFPGHTEYLAEAFGVKEPLMFMVSDILRVGVVTGHIPLGKIAENITKEKIMARLQAMLKSLRVDFGIRKPRIAVLGLNPHAGEGGLLGSEENEIIEPLIKEMRAKGQLVYGPYPADGFFAAQSYRKYDAVLAMYHDQGLTPFKTIAFNDGVNFTAGLPIVRTSPDHGTAYDIAGKNIADETSMRQAIFTAIDVVRQRKEQAELEKNALKKNPVVEKMTSQEEK; encoded by the coding sequence ATGAGTGAATTACTTTCTGATAAACCTGTCATTGGAATTACGTTAGGAGACTACAATGGTATTGGCCCCGAAGTCATTCTTAAAGTATTACATGGCAACCAACTTAATCGTATTTGTACGCCTGTCGTATATGGTTCGATGCGCATCTTGAATCGTTATCGTAACCAGTTAGAAATGAAGGACTGGAACCTGTTTGGGGCGCAAAAAATCGACGTGATTAACCCCAAAATGACCAACGTAATTACGTGTTGGCAAGACCCACAAGAGGATATTCAGCCAGGAAAAGTCACTCCCGAAGCGGGAAAAGGAGCCTACGAGTCGCTAAAACGCGCCGTTGAAGACCTGAAAGAAGGCCACCTTGACGCAATTGTTACGGCACCTATCAACAAAAACAATATCCAAAACGACGAATTTAACTTTCCTGGACACACTGAGTACCTTGCCGAAGCTTTTGGTGTAAAAGAGCCGTTGATGTTTATGGTGAGTGATATTTTGCGGGTGGGCGTTGTTACTGGTCACATTCCCCTTGGCAAAATCGCCGAGAATATTACCAAAGAAAAAATCATGGCGCGATTGCAGGCCATGTTAAAGTCGTTGCGGGTCGATTTTGGCATCCGCAAACCACGCATTGCAGTGCTTGGGCTCAATCCCCACGCTGGTGAGGGCGGCTTACTCGGAAGCGAAGAAAACGAAATTATCGAACCCCTCATCAAAGAAATGCGCGCCAAAGGACAGTTGGTTTACGGCCCCTATCCTGCCGATGGCTTTTTTGCGGCTCAGTCGTATCGCAAGTATGATGCCGTGTTGGCCATGTATCACGACCAAGGATTGACGCCTTTCAAAACGATTGCTTTCAACGATGGGGTCAATTTTACGGCAGGTTTGCCCATCGTTCGTACCTCGCCCGACCACGGTACGGCTTACGATATTGCGGGCAAAAACATAGCCGACGAAACATCCATGCGACAGGCAATTTTTACGGCGATTGATGTCGTCCGTCAACGCAAGGAACAGGCCGAACTAGAAAAAAATGCGTTGAAGAAAAACCCCGTTGTGGAGAAAATGACTTCGCAGGAGGAGAAATAG
- a CDS encoding 2-hydroxyacid dehydrogenase, with translation MTILIADDIHPSLFDMLTTLGVSYCYEPTFKRADILENLAKYEGLVIRSKTYIDEEILEKAPKLRFIARAGAGLDLIDLDAAARRNIQVFAANEGNRDAVAEHALGMLLGLFANIAKADREVRQGVWDREGNRGIELMGKTVGLIGFGFNGSATAQRLSGFGCRVLAYDKYLTNYGNAHAEEATLNEIMNQSDVISFHVPLTEETRHWINDVFVAEVARPFFLMNVARGEIVDTEAVVRGLESGKIRGACLDVLENEKLKTLTPAQQAAFDYLRASNRVILTPHVAGWTKESYVKINEALMKQIRSLVQS, from the coding sequence ATGACGATTTTAATTGCCGACGACATTCATCCTTCCCTCTTCGATATGCTTACTACGCTTGGCGTATCTTATTGTTATGAACCAACTTTCAAACGTGCCGACATTCTCGAAAACCTTGCCAAATATGAAGGTTTAGTCATTAGAAGTAAAACATATATCGACGAAGAAATTTTAGAAAAAGCACCAAAATTGCGTTTTATCGCAAGGGCAGGGGCGGGGCTTGACTTGATTGATTTGGACGCCGCTGCACGGCGAAATATTCAGGTATTTGCCGCTAACGAAGGCAATCGCGATGCCGTGGCCGAACACGCATTGGGCATGTTATTAGGGTTGTTTGCTAATATTGCCAAAGCTGACCGTGAAGTTCGTCAGGGCGTATGGGACCGAGAAGGAAACCGTGGGATTGAACTGATGGGAAAGACCGTAGGCTTGATTGGTTTTGGTTTCAATGGCAGTGCTACTGCCCAGCGATTAAGCGGCTTTGGCTGCCGTGTGCTGGCCTACGATAAGTATTTGACCAACTACGGAAATGCCCATGCGGAAGAAGCAACCCTCAACGAGATTATGAACCAATCCGACGTAATTAGCTTTCACGTACCGCTGACGGAAGAAACCCGACATTGGATAAACGATGTGTTTGTGGCAGAAGTAGCTCGCCCATTTTTTTTGATGAATGTGGCACGGGGCGAAATCGTTGACACCGAAGCTGTTGTAAGAGGTTTGGAAAGTGGAAAAATTCGCGGGGCTTGTTTGGACGTACTAGAAAATGAAAAATTAAAAACGCTTACGCCAGCGCAACAGGCAGCTTTTGATTATTTACGGGCTTCCAATCGCGTCATTCTTACGCCACACGTGGCGGGTTGGACAAAAGAAAGTTACGTAAAAATTAATGAAGCATTGATGAAGCAAATTCGGAGTCTGGTTCAATCTTGA
- a CDS encoding DUF1304 domain-containing protein — translation MQILATIAIVLVAVEHLYILYLEMFAWETLGKKTFKGSLPDELFKPTKTLAANQGLYNGFLAAGLLWSLTVSEPEWSSKIAIFFLSCVIVAGAYGAFSASKKIWFVQGLPALIALGLVLWSR, via the coding sequence ATGCAAATTCTTGCCACAATCGCCATCGTCCTCGTTGCAGTAGAGCACCTTTACATCTTGTATCTTGAAATGTTTGCGTGGGAAACCCTCGGCAAGAAGACCTTCAAAGGGTCGTTACCTGACGAGCTGTTTAAACCAACCAAAACACTAGCGGCCAATCAGGGGCTTTACAATGGCTTTTTAGCCGCAGGACTCTTATGGAGTCTAACCGTTTCGGAACCTGAATGGAGCAGCAAAATCGCCATTTTTTTCCTGTCGTGCGTTATTGTAGCAGGTGCTTACGGAGCCTTCAGTGCCAGCAAAAAAATATGGTTTGTGCAAGGTTTACCCGCACTTATCGCCCTTGGCCTCGTACTTTGGTCACGCTAA